One Lysobacter enzymogenes DNA segment encodes these proteins:
- a CDS encoding DUF6053 domain-containing protein, protein MHCGSFAACSRPKRRDDVGGPSGPTLCDQIAVAEMQRRKRMRNQAWSSVNACADAVFSRCVAISLRHRDDASRRANNTS, encoded by the coding sequence ATGCATTGCGGCAGCTTCGCTGCGTGCTCGCGACCGAAGCGGCGCGACGACGTGGGAGGGCCTTCAGGCCCGACGCTCTGCGATCAGATCGCCGTCGCCGAAATGCAGCGCCGCAAGCGCATGCGCAACCAAGCCTGGTCGTCAGTCAATGCCTGCGCCGACGCGGTGTTTTCCCGATGTGTCGCGATATCGCTGCGACATCGCGATGACGCTTCCCGTCGCGCGAATAACACGTCATAA
- a CDS encoding response regulator: protein MTHDHAPHAASPQAAPPARVLVVDDEPQIRKFLDIALRAQGYAVELADTGNAGLESLATRGADLVVLDLGLPDRDGFDVLRELRQWSGVPVILLTVRSSEAEKVAALDGGANDYVTKPFGVQELMARVRALLRAHGPQGETLPVFDDGRLRIDLARREVALDGEPVTLARKEYALLALLFQHAGRVVTQPQLLRELWGPTHQEDTHYLRILVGKLRHKLGDDAAAPRYIATEPGVGLRFIDKR, encoded by the coding sequence ATGACCCACGACCACGCCCCGCATGCCGCCTCGCCGCAGGCCGCGCCGCCCGCGCGCGTGCTGGTGGTCGACGACGAACCGCAGATCCGCAAGTTCCTCGACATCGCCCTGCGCGCGCAGGGCTACGCGGTCGAACTGGCCGACACCGGCAACGCCGGGCTGGAGAGCCTGGCCACGCGCGGCGCCGACCTGGTCGTGCTCGACCTCGGCCTGCCCGACCGCGACGGCTTCGACGTCCTGCGCGAACTGCGGCAATGGTCGGGCGTGCCGGTGATCCTGCTGACCGTGCGTTCCAGCGAGGCCGAGAAAGTCGCCGCGCTCGACGGCGGCGCCAACGACTACGTGACCAAGCCCTTCGGCGTGCAGGAACTGATGGCGCGCGTGCGCGCCCTGCTGCGCGCGCACGGCCCGCAGGGCGAGACCCTGCCGGTGTTCGACGACGGCCGCCTGCGCATCGACCTGGCCCGGCGCGAGGTCGCGCTCGACGGCGAACCCGTGACGCTCGCGCGCAAGGAGTACGCGCTGCTGGCCCTGCTGTTCCAGCACGCCGGCCGGGTGGTGACCCAACCGCAGTTGCTGCGCGAGCTGTGGGGCCCGACCCATCAGGAAGACACCCACTACCTGCGCATCCTGGTCGGCAAACTGCGCCACAAACTCGGCGACGACGCCGCCGCGCCGCGCTACATCGCCACCGAACCGGGCGTGGGCCTGCGCTTCATCGACAAGCGCTGA
- a CDS encoding sensor histidine kinase, with protein MSDPRSAQADALMGELQRQGAGRLTIFLGAAPGVGKTYTMLGRARELQRRGIDVVVGIVETHGRAETSALVDGLDLLPRKRSDYQGRTLDEMDLDALLARKPQVALVDELAHRNAPGSRHERRWQDVLELLDAGIDVYTTVNIQHLESLNDVVHRITGVRVSETVPDALFDRLRDIVLVDLPPRELIERLQQGKVYVPEQAAHALQAFFSPSNLTALRELAMQTAADRVDSDLREAQTARGLPGVPLRRAVMVAIDGLGQSEYLVRVARRLAERRDAPWLVVTVQTGGAPDAQRQGELDRAFALARRLGGEAVVLHGNSIVDALLDHGERAGVSTIVLGRTRERPLARMVNRTLTQQLIQRGAHYELTIVSTPEARARARRSLRESGGRLRGLLSRSDAALAVFAVAMAVVLAGFAERWIGLDDLSLVFIVAVVVVAARTRMTAAVLASALCFLAYNFFFIEPRYTLLIGARQGVTTVTLFLVAALVAGRLASKLRMQVVALRAANAHATELQTLGRELATAADAGQVVRAGKRALKRSLGAEVFVYVGGAPLAGPNLPELSDKDRAAADWALKHRQPAGRYTDTLAGSDWWLLPLSGDAGDKPAAGLVGLRLPPSLTRLGPEQRRLAEAMTDDIAQAVLRTRLVADLEDSRVGGETERLRSALLSSVSHDLRSPLASIIGAASSLDNYAEAMPREDRHALLETIRIEGERLDRYIQNLLDMTRLGHGGLALNRDWIGVDELIGSAVTRLQRYEPAARFEVRLQPGLGPIWVHPALIEQALFNVLENAVKFSPPDAAVTIDARRVDGEPGGPDHLLRIDVSDRGPGIPEDERARIFDMFYSVERGDRGRQGTGLGLAICQGMIGAHGGSVVALPGQPDDQGRRGTTIRITLPPIEPEPRPDAARAP; from the coding sequence ATGAGCGACCCGCGCAGCGCCCAAGCCGATGCCCTGATGGGCGAACTGCAACGCCAGGGCGCCGGCCGCCTCACCATCTTCCTCGGCGCCGCGCCCGGCGTCGGCAAGACCTACACCATGCTCGGCCGCGCGCGCGAACTGCAGCGCCGCGGGATCGACGTGGTGGTCGGCATCGTCGAGACCCACGGCCGCGCCGAGACCTCGGCCCTGGTCGACGGCCTCGACCTGCTGCCGCGCAAGCGCAGCGACTACCAGGGCCGCACGCTCGACGAGATGGACCTCGACGCCCTGCTGGCGCGCAAGCCCCAGGTCGCCCTGGTCGACGAACTCGCCCACCGCAACGCCCCCGGCAGCCGCCACGAGCGGCGCTGGCAGGACGTGCTGGAACTGCTCGACGCCGGCATCGACGTCTACACGACGGTCAACATCCAGCACCTGGAAAGCCTCAACGACGTCGTCCACCGCATCACCGGCGTGCGCGTCAGCGAGACCGTGCCCGACGCGCTGTTCGACCGCCTGCGCGACATCGTCCTGGTCGACCTGCCGCCGCGCGAGCTGATCGAGCGCCTGCAGCAGGGCAAGGTCTACGTGCCCGAACAGGCCGCGCACGCGCTGCAGGCGTTCTTCTCGCCGTCCAACCTGACCGCGCTGCGCGAACTGGCGATGCAGACCGCCGCCGACCGCGTCGACAGCGACCTGCGCGAGGCGCAGACCGCGCGCGGCCTGCCCGGGGTGCCGTTGCGGCGCGCGGTGATGGTCGCGATCGACGGGCTCGGCCAGTCCGAATACCTGGTGCGCGTGGCCCGGCGCCTGGCCGAACGCCGCGACGCGCCGTGGCTGGTGGTCACCGTGCAGACCGGCGGCGCGCCCGACGCGCAGCGCCAGGGCGAACTCGACCGCGCTTTCGCCCTGGCCCGCCGGCTCGGCGGCGAGGCGGTGGTGCTGCACGGCAACAGCATCGTCGACGCCCTGCTCGACCATGGCGAACGCGCCGGCGTGTCGACCATCGTGCTCGGCCGCACCCGCGAGCGGCCGCTCGCGCGCATGGTCAACCGCACCCTCACCCAGCAACTGATCCAGCGCGGCGCGCATTACGAACTGACCATCGTCAGCACCCCCGAGGCGCGCGCCCGCGCGCGCCGCAGCCTGCGCGAGAGCGGCGGCCGCCTGCGCGGCCTGCTCAGCCGCAGCGACGCGGCGCTGGCGGTGTTCGCGGTGGCGATGGCGGTGGTGCTGGCCGGGTTCGCCGAACGCTGGATCGGCCTGGACGACCTGTCGCTGGTGTTCATCGTCGCGGTGGTCGTGGTCGCCGCGCGCACCCGCATGACCGCGGCGGTGCTGGCCTCCGCGCTGTGCTTCCTGGCCTACAACTTCTTCTTCATCGAACCGCGCTACACCCTGTTGATCGGCGCGCGCCAGGGCGTGACCACGGTGACCTTGTTCCTGGTCGCGGCGCTGGTCGCCGGACGGCTGGCGTCGAAGCTGCGCATGCAGGTGGTGGCGTTGCGCGCGGCCAACGCCCACGCCACCGAGCTGCAGACGCTGGGCCGCGAGCTGGCCACCGCCGCCGACGCCGGCCAGGTGGTGCGCGCCGGCAAGCGCGCGCTCAAGCGCTCGCTCGGCGCGGAGGTGTTCGTCTACGTCGGCGGCGCGCCGCTGGCCGGGCCGAACCTGCCCGAACTCAGCGACAAGGACCGCGCCGCCGCCGACTGGGCGCTCAAGCACCGCCAGCCGGCCGGGCGCTACACCGACACGCTCGCCGGTTCGGATTGGTGGCTGCTGCCGCTGAGCGGCGACGCCGGCGACAAACCCGCGGCCGGGCTGGTCGGCCTGCGCCTGCCGCCGTCGCTGACCCGGCTCGGGCCGGAACAGCGCCGTCTGGCCGAGGCGATGACCGACGACATCGCCCAGGCGGTGCTGCGCACGCGCCTGGTCGCCGACCTGGAAGACTCGCGCGTCGGCGGCGAGACCGAGCGCCTGCGCTCGGCGCTGCTGTCCTCGGTCTCGCACGACCTGCGCTCGCCGCTGGCCTCGATCATCGGCGCGGCCAGCAGCCTGGACAACTACGCCGAGGCGATGCCGCGCGAGGACCGCCACGCCCTGCTCGAAACCATCCGCATCGAGGGCGAGCGGCTCGACCGCTACATCCAGAACCTGCTCGACATGACCCGGCTCGGCCACGGCGGCCTCGCCCTCAACCGCGACTGGATCGGCGTCGACGAGCTGATCGGCTCGGCGGTGACGCGGCTGCAGCGCTACGAGCCGGCGGCGCGCTTCGAGGTCCGCCTGCAACCGGGCCTGGGGCCGATCTGGGTGCATCCGGCGCTGATCGAGCAGGCGCTGTTCAACGTGCTCGAGAACGCGGTGAAGTTCTCCCCGCCCGACGCGGCGGTGACGATCGACGCGCGCCGCGTCGATGGCGAGCCCGGCGGCCCCGATCATCTGTTGCGCATCGACGTCAGCGACCGCGGCCCCGGCATTCCCGAGGACGAACGCGCGCGCATCTTCGACATGTTCTACAGCGTCGAGCGTGGCGACCGCGGCCGCCAGGGCACCGGCCTGGGCCTGGCGATCTGCCAGGGCATGATCGGCGCCCACGGCGGCAGCGTGGTCGCCCTGCCCGGCCAGCCCGACGACCAGGGTCGCCGCGGCACCACGATCCGCATTACCCTGCCGCCCATCGAACCCGAACCCAGGCCCGACGCCGCCCGCGCGCCATGA
- the kdpC gene encoding potassium-transporting ATPase subunit KdpC, giving the protein MNTQPTCAASIDDRQSLRAPSLYAAVCLLGFGLAYSLAGTAIGRVAFPAQATGSILERDGRAVGSELVAQPFADARYFQPRPSAAKYDPMAASGSNQARSNPDLRKRLAEETAAIAQREGIAESEVPAELATQSGGGLDPHISPRSAQVQAARVAQARGLDAARVEALIASNTEAPQFGALGEPRVNVLKLNLALDAAR; this is encoded by the coding sequence ATGAACACCCAACCCACTTGCGCCGCCAGCATCGACGACCGCCAATCCCTGCGCGCGCCTTCGCTCTACGCCGCCGTCTGCCTGCTCGGCTTCGGCCTGGCCTACTCGCTGGCCGGCACCGCGATCGGCCGGGTCGCGTTTCCGGCGCAGGCGACCGGTTCTATCCTCGAACGCGACGGCCGCGCCGTCGGCTCGGAACTGGTCGCCCAGCCGTTCGCCGACGCCCGCTATTTCCAGCCGCGCCCGTCGGCGGCCAAGTACGATCCGATGGCCGCGTCCGGAAGCAACCAGGCGCGCAGCAATCCCGACCTGCGCAAGCGCCTGGCCGAGGAAACCGCGGCCATCGCCCAGCGCGAAGGCATCGCCGAAAGCGAGGTGCCGGCCGAACTGGCGACCCAGTCCGGCGGCGGCCTCGACCCGCACATCTCGCCGCGCTCGGCGCAGGTGCAGGCCGCGCGCGTGGCCCAGGCGCGCGGGCTCGACGCCGCCCGGGTCGAGGCGCTGATCGCGAGCAACACCGAAGCGCCGCAGTTCGGCGCGCTCGGCGAGCCGCGCGTCAACGTGCTCAAGCTCAATCTCGCCCTGGATGCGGCGCGCTGA